From the Fulvia fulva chromosome 2, complete sequence genome, one window contains:
- a CDS encoding Putative aryl-alcohol dehydrogenase AAD14 yields MADMFEAAPAPKTELGRYRVLSSTAGVRVSPLQLGAMSIGEAWSSFMGSMNKENSFKLLDAFEEAGGNFIDTANNYQNEESEEWLGEWMEKKQNRDYMVIATKFTTNYVMGKVGKGKSVNQCGNHKKSLHVSLRDSLKKLRTEYLDILYVHWWDWTTSIEEMMDSLDAVVKSGKVLYLGISDTPAYIVSAANAYAKAHGKTQFSIYQGRWNIMIRDMEREVIPMARHWGMAIAPWDAIGGGKFQTKKQLEERKKNGEGLRSMFGSEQTEEQVKISEALEKVANEHGIESPTAIALAYVMSKAPNVFPIVGGRKVEHLQGNIKSLEIKLSQKQIDYLESIIPFEPGFPNNFIGEDPHITGQASGLLAAVAPMAWVQSGKPIGHE; encoded by the exons AGTCCTTAGCAGCACCGCTGGTGTTCGCGTGAGCCCGTTGCAACTCGGCGCCATGTCTATCGGAGAGGCATGGAGCTCCTTCATGGGCAGCATGAACAAGGAGAACTCTTTCAAGCTTCTTGACGCCTTCGAGGAGGCCGGAGGGAACTTCATC GACACGGCGAACAACTACCAGAACGAGGAGTCCGAGGAGTGGTTGGGCGAGTGGATGGAGAAGAAGCAGAACCGTGACTACATGGTCATCGCAACCAAGTTCACCACGAACTATGTGATGGGAAAGGTTGGCAAGGGAAAGAGTGTCAACCAATGTGGCAACCACAAGAAGTCACTTCATGTCTCCCTGCGCGACTCGCTCAAGAAGCTTCGCACTGAGTACCTCGACATCCTCTACGTCCACTGGTGGGACTGGACCACCTCGATCGAAGAGATGATGGACTCGCTCGATGCCGTCGTCAAGAGTGGCAAGGTGCTCTACCTCGGCATCAGCGACACTCCAGCATACATCGTGAGTGCTGCCAACGCTTACGCAAAGGCACACGGCAAGACACAATTCTCCATCTACCAAGGTCGATGGAACATCATGATTCGGGATATGGAGCGCGAGGTCATTCCGATGGCTCGACACTGGGGCATG GCAATCGCTCCTTG GGATGCTATCGGCGGCGGAAAGTTCCAGACCAAGAAGCAGCTCGAGGAGCGCAAGAAGAACGGCGAAGGTCTCCGCAGCATGTTTGGCTCAGAGCAGACCGAGGAGCAGGTGAAGATCTCGGAAGCGCTGGAGAAAGTCGCCAACGAGCACGGCATCGAATCACCCACAGCAATCGCTCTCGCCTACGTCATGTCCAAGGCACCAAACGTCTTCCCTATCGTCGGTGGCAGGAAGGTTGAGCATCTGCAGGGCAACATCAAGAGCTTGGAGATCAAACTCTCACAGAAGCAGATCGATTATCTGGAGAGTATCATTCCTTTCGAGCCAGGTTTCCCGAACAACTTCATCGGCGAAGATCCTCACATAACGGGGCAGGCCTCAGGACTGCTTGCTGCTGTGGCGCCGATGGCTTGGGTGCAGTCCGGGAAGCCAATCGGACATGAGTAG
- a CDS encoding Maintenance of telomere capping protein 6 gives MSYDPAPGSIAQQSDRYVSFLSQRDLSLRIPVNYVTHPGVVLSAACFGKGRYDHVAAAQCFSNLLAMGFRRVEVDVFWDSSRSLWSLCPVELGGPGVQLTTSASVAVTPLQTATQLGTELLSVSNRHLVRQDSTAVSSVPSSSGTSQSTASLSTTSTITAGPTSAATGIQAPVAAPTDESDDTLFQIGSYACTLETDLALLIRVLSAHLIATETDLNATTVALTLNLHAAASASDPEGPAQEPSEDDLPQDLSLLSSVLARNASAYLYTPDDLSSQRSNLNRSRGWFTFDESQQPDAAFFDVERDDGTRSTPNGWPSESYMELLSAKRLLVGFGTVDPQMLNYNFSGDASYIFARDNLEVEREVAASSAGNITSGCFFNPDESSLSNVNSSWAISSLGNSSTPTSDALNSILAQARNLTYCGISPILNGTLNNTTANEDFRPYAQFVQSTVWSWAPGQPLNASSTDDLRDYRCAALNSTSGYWQASDCGQSRYGACRRGNEPYSWRISDADAPYDRIDRACDDESTFDVPRTSLESTYLLSEWRKWQTDHDDDPGPLLWLDFNNLDISACWVIGQNSTCPYDKPHDTDTREVVVPVVGGIIVFVLAILTILVKGAGNRQQSKRRNRRGDNGWDYEGVPS, from the exons ATGTCTTACGATCCGGCACCTGGCAGCATCGCACAGCAATCCGATCGATATGTATCTTTCCTG TCTCAGCGAGATCTGTCGTTGCGCATCCCGGTGAATTATGTCACACATCCAGGCGTTGTCCTGTCTGCCGCTTGCTTCGGGAAAGGAAGGTACGACCATGTCGCCGCGGCACAATGCTTCTCGAATCTGCTGGCCATGGGCTTCCGCAGagtagaagtcgacgtgTTCTGGGACAGCAGCAGAAGTCTATGGAGTCTCTGTCCGGTCGAGCTTGGCGGTCCAGGTGTACAGCTCACCACTTCGGCTAGTGTCGCAGTAACACCGTTGCAGACCGCAACCCAGCTAGGTACAGAGCTGCTGAGCGTGAGCAATCGCCATCTTGTGAGACAGGATAGTACTGCTGTATCGTCAGTGCCAAGTTCGAGCGGCACGTCTCAGTCTACAGCCAGCTTATCGACCACGTCCACCATCACAGCAGGTCCGACGTCTGCAGCGACTGGGATCCAGGCGCCTGTTGCTGCACCTACAGACGAGAGCGACGATACGCTTTTTCAAATCGGATCATACGCCTGCACTTTGGAAACAGACCTGGCGCTCCTGATTCGGGTCTTGTCAGCACATCTTATCGCTACAGAAACCGATCTGAATGCGACTACCGTAGCTTTGACGCTCAATCTGCATGCAGCTGCATCGGCGTCAGATCCGGAAGGCCCTGCTCAAGAACCCAGTGAAGATGATCTGCCACAAGACTTGTCTCTCTTAAGCTCGGTGTTGGCTCGTAATGCTTCGGCGTATCTCTACACTCCAGACGACCTCAGTAGTCAAAGGTCAAATCTCAATCGCAGCAGAGGTTGGTTCACCTTTGACGAGTCTCAACAGCCCGACGCTGCCTTCTTCGACGTTGAAAGGGATGATGGAACGCGGTCGACTCCCAATGGCTGGCCCAGCGAGAGCTACATGGAACTGCTCTCGGCGAAGCGACTTCTAGTGGGCTTCGGAACTGTCGACCCGCAAATGTTGAACTACAACTTCTCCGGCGACGCATCGTACATCTTCGCTCGAGATAACCTAGAGGTGGAACGGGAGGTGGCAGCTTCCAGTGCTGGCAACATAACTAGTGGCTGCTTCTTCAACCCAGACGAATCTTCATTGTCGAACGTCAACTCATCATGGGCCATATCATCGCTTGGTAACTCCAGCACACCAACCAGTGACGCGCTCAATAGCATTTTGGCGCAGGCAAGGAACCTCACATACTGCGGCATCTCCCCGATATTGAATGGCACACTGAACAACACCACTGCGAATGAGGACTTTCGACCATATGCACAGTTCGTGCAAAGTACAGTATGGTCGTGGGCACCTGGTCAACCTCTCAATGCGTCTTCTACGGACGACCTTCGGGATTACCGCTGTGCGGCCTTGAACAGCACATCGGGATACTGGCAAGCGTCAGACTGTGGTCAGTCGCGTTACGGAGCGTGTCGACGCGGCAACGAGCCGTACTCCTGGCGCATATCCGACGCAGACGCACCCTACGACCGCATCGATCGCGCGTGCGATGATGAGTCGACCTTTGACGTGCCGCGGACTTCACTCGAGAGTACGTATCTGCTGTCTGAATGGCGCAAGTGGCAGACAGACCATGACGATGATCCCGGTCCGCTTTTGTGGCTCGACTTCAATAACCTTGACATCTCAGCTTGCTGGGTTATTGGACAAAATTCCACATGTCCCTATGACAAGCCGCACGACACTGACACGCGAGAAGTGGTGGTTCCAGTGGTTGGTGGCATCATAGTTTTCGTGCTTGCGATTTTGACAATACTGGTCAAAGGCGCTGGCAATAGACAACAGTCGAAACGACGAAATCGTCGCGGTGACAATGGCTGGGATTACGAGGGCGTGCCGTCGTAG
- a CDS encoding Myb-like DNA-binding protein myb-1 — MPQHKRGPWSQQEDQLLIHLVSVHGAHNWVRISTSIQTRSPKQCRERFHQNLKPNLNHDPITPEEGIMIEQMVAEMGKRWAEIARRLRGRSDNAVKNWWNGGMNRRRRNQQARRAEFEVRQHHVQGHHHQIQNLPPPMHQQHQHQNQHQQQLPPSIQHQSFMQPQHYFAHPMYPGHGHPQHIQMPHNVAAFGRMMEAPLPSPSAFSQMSADGAPSLMSDCGSSMSARSPHHGPSPIELPPLAGARDERRRSSAPMLRLGVPGAFAQDTDFTTMQMPMHGYEEMRKQTPMLQEPFMPQPQSLPTPTAYLPSQPRQPSPLHQQHQMQQQYHMQQPQQVQRHHSAYPMPQIPSTPAKMELPGINQFSHEKPSITIDSRMATPIPSAPSPDDSPKDKMSLSNLTH; from the coding sequence ATGCCACAGCACAAGCGTGGCCCGTGGTCGCAGCAAGAGGACCAGCTCCTCATCCACCTGGTTTCAGTCCACGGAGCACACAACTGGGTCCGCATATCAACATCCATCCAGACGCGCTCGCCGAAACAATGCCGAGAGCGCTTCCACCAGAACCTCAAGCCCAACCTCAACCATGACCCCATTACTCCGGAGGAAGGCATCATGATCGAGCAGATGGTCGCCGAGATGGGCAAGCGGTGGGCAGAGATCGCTCGCAGGCTCCGCGGCCGCAGCGACAATGCCGTGAAGAATTGGTGGAATGGAGGCATGAACCGACGCAGACGCAACCAGCAAGCACGTCGCGCGGAGTTCGAGGTTCGCCAGCACCACGTCCAGGGCCATCATCACCAGATCCAAAACCTGCCGCCACCCATGCATCAGCAGCACCAGCACCAGAACCAGCACCAGCAACAGCTACCACCGTCAATTCAGCATCAGTCCTTCATGCAACCTCAGCATTACTTTGCACACCCAATGTACCCGGGCCACGGACACCCACAACACATCCAGATGCCACACAACGTAGCTGCTTTCGGCCGTATGATGGAGGCGCCATTGCCTTCGCCATCGGCATTCTCGCAGATGTCTGCTGATGGAGCACCGTCCCTCATGTCGGATTGTGGTTCCTCCATGTCAGCCCGATCGCCACACCATGGACCTTCTCCAATCGAGTTGCCCCCTCTTGCAGGAGCCCGTGATGAGCGACGCCGGTCATCGGCACCCATGCTGCGATTGGGCGTTCCAGGAGCCTTCGCCCAGGACACCGACTTCACTACAATGCAAATGCCGATGCACGGCTACGAAGAGATGCGCAAACAGACGCCAATGCTCCAGGAGCCTTTCATGCCGCAGCCACAGTCCCTACCAACACCGACAGCATACCTGCCGTCACAGCCACGACAGCCATCTCCATTGCACCAACAGCACCAGATGCAACAACAGTACCATATGCAGCAGCCTCAACAAGTCCAGCGCCACCACTCAGCATACCCAATGCCCCAGATTCCCTCAACACCTGCGAAGATGGAGCTGCCGGGCATCAACCAATTCTCCCACGAGAAGCCATCGATCACCATCGATTCCCGCATGGCGACGCCAATTCCCTCGGCGCCATCACCTGATGATTCACCAAAGGACAAGATGAGCCTTTCGAACTTGACCCACTAA